From a region of the Paenibacillus segetis genome:
- a CDS encoding GNAT family N-acetyltransferase: protein MNKTIITERLCLRLFEQSDAEEVTRLCNNYNIYINTLYLPYPYTVDCALSWIEHLVNNFNVDKSYEFAICDRQTGTLYGAIALSNNQCFDNGEIAYWVGEEFWGNGYATEASNAILDFAFNVKKYHKVYARHFASNPASGRVIQKIGMIKEGVLLDHVKKENHYEHLIYYGVVKNKL from the coding sequence ATGAATAAAACCATTATTACTGAGAGACTTTGTTTAAGGTTATTCGAACAATCGGATGCTGAGGAGGTTACTAGGTTATGTAATAATTACAACATATATATAAATACACTCTACTTACCATATCCATATACAGTTGATTGTGCTTTGTCATGGATAGAGCATCTTGTGAATAACTTTAATGTTGATAAGTCATATGAATTTGCTATCTGCGATAGGCAAACAGGGACTTTATATGGTGCGATCGCATTGTCTAATAATCAATGTTTTGATAATGGTGAAATAGCTTATTGGGTGGGTGAAGAGTTTTGGGGGAATGGATATGCAACAGAAGCTTCCAATGCCATATTAGACTTTGCTTTTAATGTGAAAAAATATCACAAAGTATATGCCAGACACTTTGCTTCTAATCCAGCATCCGGACGAGTCATACAAAAAATAGGCATGATAAAAGAAGGTGTATTGCTTGATCATGTAAAGAAAGAAAATCATTATGAGCATCTTATCTACTATGGAGTTGTGAAAAACAAGCTTTAG
- a CDS encoding serine hydrolase domain-containing protein, whose product MQRKYWPTTEWKAENPAILGMDSDKLSKLEPTITSQYSNINGIVIVRNGSIAYEKYYNGYGPNDTHHVASVTKSILSALIGLAIDAGYIKHVDQKILDFFPEYIQVAVNNGQKQEITIRHLLSMTAPYSFEDWHEPLDKMCMQSDWVKYTLDMLGEGGSIGTFKYSTAGAHLLSAIITRTTGQSARAFANEHLFGPIGMKEIPDYEMTSFGFDDLFGKDVRGWVHDPNYNSTGGWGLTLNPRDMARFGFLYLNHGIWDNNQIISESWILKSTTMNPNNYGYLWWLREEDGVSAYLALGDGGNVICCIPEQDLVVAIASEFTMNPRDRWTLIKECIIPAIQSA is encoded by the coding sequence ATGCAAAGAAAATACTGGCCAACTACGGAATGGAAAGCCGAAAATCCGGCAATTTTGGGAATGGACTCTGACAAGCTCTCAAAGCTTGAACCTACGATAACATCTCAGTACAGCAATATAAACGGTATTGTTATAGTAAGAAATGGCTCTATTGCTTATGAAAAATATTATAATGGCTATGGCCCGAATGATACCCACCATGTGGCCTCGGTAACAAAAAGTATCCTATCAGCTCTCATTGGTTTAGCCATAGATGCCGGATATATTAAACATGTAGATCAGAAGATACTGGATTTTTTCCCCGAATATATTCAAGTCGCTGTTAATAATGGACAGAAACAAGAAATCACCATACGCCATCTGCTCTCGATGACAGCCCCCTATTCATTTGAGGACTGGCACGAGCCGCTGGACAAGATGTGTATGCAATCTGATTGGGTCAAATATACGCTAGATATGCTTGGCGAAGGCGGAAGTATTGGAACATTCAAGTATTCCACCGCTGGAGCGCATCTACTGTCAGCTATCATCACTCGTACTACGGGACAAAGTGCCCGTGCGTTTGCCAACGAACACTTATTTGGACCCATTGGAATGAAAGAAATCCCGGATTATGAAATGACATCATTTGGGTTTGATGATTTATTCGGAAAAGATGTAAGAGGATGGGTGCATGATCCAAACTATAACTCCACAGGTGGATGGGGACTCACGCTAAATCCCCGTGATATGGCTCGATTTGGTTTTCTATACCTGAATCATGGTATATGGGATAATAATCAGATTATTTCTGAATCATGGATCCTTAAATCAACCACGATGAATCCCAATAACTATGGCTATCTATGGTGGTTACGCGAAGAGGATGGAGTTTCTGCGTACCTAGCACTAGGTGACGGTGGCAATGTTATTTGTTGCATTCCAGAGCAAGACCTCGTCGTAGCCATTGCTTCCGAATTCACCATGAATCCTCGTGATCGATGGACATTAATTAAGGAATGTATAATCCCTGCCATACAATCAGCTTAA
- a CDS encoding transglutaminase domain-containing protein, with protein sequence MKKTILGLLLICMVVTGCRDGQLVKSILETQSESTLTRERIGTIANEFVDHYVKVEDLKKKYGTESEENIMPLYNVSSGSSFIFQFNCDLNILKGSSDEFHSRYEVADKVVTIHTDREAGPNSVLVTYNQLPYEDDGVKSQLTVNPLGIGDEFFNMSPEEYSAADKGAWGNAPIYYIRVNYDLNATTPTKLDKPLIIPFTVKSDLSAPNLRYEIDKEGRFKLVWDKVEGAETYRIYNASYNEENDPTLSRKEVYRGVPADLIGSTSDTEFNDFAQDGEAGMFAGDGWVIRQNNRVNGDYYVTAVNADMESIYSNVVQTSGLSKLLPVEVLDNSTIKSYSSIDELPKSVPVTFIDGSVANLGVSYEGTLNGAASATEVYLAYMVSGTSIKDYVIVDKITADEMELLQSDNFQAPELNAGNIIPQNSFRYLPDSDVPTIIEDETTGGSFDIIERQIENTRIKVAKADKESVPVLGVVNDVQVNADSALEEFLALNLTAAQEAISLRAFPEAQNTEVLYDVLQKVIYQNPLILGVDNYGYDYNSITLFIKYDDSQELINQKQQQMVQEAQSIVRKVITDGMNDEQKALTLYDYLNDYTKYDQSALDNAVVNNYMSVDAKFNDSFSTYGVLVNKLGVCGSYAKTYKLLSDLAEVDNLVVSGTLEHVPHAWNKIQINNKWVNVDTTNNETNSGVPYFLYGSSDKIAEDLNYSENSTYWLDEELSQFAAKDNSQDYYVTHGLDIQGKAAYKSKLSEMLVKGDSLISLRVSGLNSDELMNETSQVYDDVAPDKKDFAELFELGNYVIIQNE encoded by the coding sequence ATGAAAAAAACGATACTAGGACTACTATTAATATGTATGGTAGTGACTGGATGCAGAGATGGACAGTTGGTAAAATCCATATTGGAGACACAGTCCGAGTCAACACTTACTAGAGAACGTATAGGAACGATTGCCAATGAATTTGTGGATCATTACGTAAAGGTTGAAGATCTGAAGAAAAAATACGGTACTGAGTCGGAAGAGAATATTATGCCGCTGTATAATGTCTCGTCCGGTAGTAGTTTTATTTTTCAGTTTAACTGTGATCTTAATATTTTGAAAGGTAGCTCGGATGAATTCCATAGTCGGTATGAAGTGGCCGATAAAGTTGTGACTATACATACTGATCGCGAAGCAGGACCCAACAGCGTGCTTGTTACTTATAACCAACTCCCTTATGAAGATGACGGTGTTAAAAGTCAACTAACAGTGAACCCTTTAGGAATAGGCGACGAATTCTTTAATATGAGCCCTGAGGAATATTCGGCAGCTGACAAAGGGGCTTGGGGTAACGCACCAATCTATTATATTCGGGTGAACTATGATTTGAATGCTACTACTCCAACCAAGCTAGACAAGCCGCTCATTATCCCATTTACTGTAAAATCTGATCTTTCCGCTCCTAATCTCCGGTATGAAATCGATAAAGAGGGAAGATTCAAATTAGTATGGGACAAGGTCGAGGGAGCGGAGACCTATCGTATTTACAATGCCTCATATAATGAAGAAAATGATCCCACTCTCAGTAGAAAAGAAGTCTACCGTGGCGTGCCTGCAGATCTGATCGGAAGCACATCGGATACAGAGTTTAATGATTTTGCTCAGGATGGTGAAGCAGGAATGTTCGCTGGTGACGGCTGGGTCATCAGACAGAATAATAGGGTGAATGGGGATTATTATGTTACGGCGGTAAATGCAGATATGGAATCCATATACAGCAATGTAGTGCAAACTTCTGGGCTGTCCAAGCTGCTGCCGGTCGAGGTTTTAGACAATTCCACCATAAAATCATACAGCAGCATAGATGAATTACCCAAGTCGGTTCCTGTTACCTTTATTGATGGTTCCGTAGCAAATCTTGGTGTCAGCTATGAGGGCACACTGAATGGTGCGGCATCTGCGACAGAAGTATATTTGGCATACATGGTCAGTGGGACCTCTATAAAGGATTATGTAATCGTGGATAAGATAACCGCAGACGAGATGGAGCTTCTTCAGTCAGACAACTTTCAAGCGCCGGAACTGAATGCTGGTAATATTATTCCTCAAAACTCGTTTCGTTACCTGCCAGACAGTGATGTTCCTACCATTATTGAGGATGAAACTACAGGCGGCAGCTTTGATATAATCGAACGACAAATAGAGAATACCCGAATCAAGGTGGCTAAGGCTGATAAAGAGTCCGTACCTGTTCTTGGTGTAGTGAACGATGTTCAGGTGAACGCCGATTCAGCATTGGAAGAATTCCTGGCTCTGAATCTAACTGCTGCGCAGGAAGCGATTTCACTGCGAGCATTCCCAGAAGCACAAAATACAGAGGTTCTATATGATGTGCTGCAAAAGGTTATTTACCAAAACCCACTTATTCTCGGAGTAGACAACTATGGTTATGATTACAACAGCATAACACTCTTCATAAAGTATGACGATTCCCAGGAGCTTATAAATCAGAAGCAGCAGCAGATGGTACAAGAAGCTCAATCTATTGTAAGAAAAGTCATTACGGATGGCATGAATGATGAACAAAAGGCTCTCACTCTCTATGATTATTTGAATGACTACACGAAATACGATCAATCCGCGTTAGACAACGCCGTAGTCAATAATTATATGTCGGTTGATGCAAAGTTTAATGATTCATTTTCTACTTATGGTGTGTTAGTTAACAAGCTGGGGGTCTGTGGGAGTTACGCCAAAACATATAAACTGCTGAGCGATCTGGCTGAAGTGGATAATTTAGTGGTAAGTGGAACGCTGGAACATGTTCCTCATGCCTGGAATAAAATCCAAATTAATAACAAATGGGTCAATGTGGATACAACCAATAATGAGACCAATTCTGGAGTGCCTTATTTTCTCTATGGTAGCAGTGACAAGATAGCAGAAGACCTGAATTACAGCGAAAATAGTACATACTGGCTCGACGAAGAACTATCTCAGTTTGCTGCAAAAGATAATTCACAAGATTATTATGTTACACATGGACTAGACATTCAGGGTAAGGCAGCCTATAAGTCCAAGCTGTCAGAAATGTTGGTAAAAGGTGACTCTCTCATCAGCCTGCGGGTCTCCGGGTTGAATTCGGATGAACTCATGAATGAAACATCACAGGTCTATGACGATGTCGCACCGGACAAAAAGGATTTTGCAGAGCTCTTCGAGCTTGGTAATTACGTAATCATCCAGAATGAGTAA
- a CDS encoding cysteine hydrolase family protein, which yields MKNTALLVVDVQNALVWAQPFEIETIINNIKRLIEVSRENNVEVIYIQHSDPIGDELEPNSEGWKIYDEISPNPNETVINKNYNSAFRGTNLHEYLDSKDIDQLIITGMQTEYCIDTTCKVAFEYGFKLVIPEKSNTTFDNGSFSAKGLYEYYNFNIFNHRFGIVEKIEDTIERIKNC from the coding sequence ATGAAAAACACAGCACTTTTAGTCGTGGATGTCCAAAATGCTTTAGTGTGGGCACAACCTTTTGAAATCGAGACGATAATAAATAATATAAAAAGATTAATCGAAGTCAGTCGTGAGAATAACGTAGAGGTAATTTACATTCAGCACAGTGATCCAATCGGTGATGAATTAGAACCCAACTCAGAAGGGTGGAAGATCTATGATGAAATAAGTCCAAATCCTAATGAAACGGTGATCAATAAAAATTATAATTCTGCTTTTAGGGGAACAAATTTACATGAGTATTTGGATAGCAAAGACATAGATCAATTAATAATTACAGGAATGCAAACAGAATACTGCATAGATACGACTTGTAAAGTTGCCTTTGAGTATGGGTTTAAGTTAGTAATTCCAGAGAAATCAAATACAACATTTGATAACGGAAGTTTTTCGGCAAAAGGCTTGTATGAATATTATAACTTTAATATTTTTAATCATCGATTTGGTATTGTAGAAAAAATTGAAGATACAATAGAAAGAATAAAAAATTGCTAG
- a CDS encoding GNAT family N-acetyltransferase, producing the protein MLSIPSKQLIKEIERSEVNYMYDRMLAIQSRINNPEGIEVEQFGSSIALYSKTMPWAAFNTVKGITSADIEHIDPILDFYRTRERKAQFEIVPSLVDQDYLRSLAGRGFYQSGFHSSLYIEPKEFKNDDSTNTNITIQALQENQFVQYATIHCRGTGLSDDGIPSVAANNKVLYNRPGWKFFIAYMDEAPAAVGVMHMKDGIASLTFAATLPEFRNQGLQQRLIEKRIEESLQHHCKLVVGQCAFLSQSHRNMERMGMKVGYIRTSWTEK; encoded by the coding sequence ATGTTATCCATTCCATCTAAACAGCTTATTAAAGAAATTGAAAGATCAGAAGTGAACTATATGTATGATCGAATGCTAGCCATTCAAAGTAGAATTAATAATCCCGAAGGGATTGAAGTAGAGCAGTTTGGAAGTTCAATCGCTTTGTATAGTAAGACGATGCCCTGGGCTGCATTTAATACGGTAAAGGGAATAACAAGTGCTGATATTGAACATATCGATCCCATTCTTGACTTTTATAGAACTCGCGAACGAAAAGCTCAATTTGAGATTGTACCTTCGCTTGTGGATCAGGATTATCTTAGGTCTTTGGCAGGCCGCGGATTCTATCAGTCTGGGTTTCATTCATCATTGTATATTGAGCCAAAAGAGTTTAAAAACGATGATAGTACGAATACGAATATTACAATTCAAGCGCTTCAAGAGAATCAATTTGTTCAATATGCGACCATTCATTGCAGAGGAACTGGATTATCAGATGATGGTATTCCATCTGTAGCAGCGAATAATAAGGTTTTGTACAACCGACCTGGCTGGAAGTTTTTTATTGCTTATATGGACGAAGCACCTGCTGCAGTAGGTGTCATGCACATGAAAGATGGTATTGCTTCACTAACTTTTGCAGCCACATTACCGGAATTCCGAAATCAAGGGCTACAACAACGGCTTATCGAAAAAAGAATCGAAGAATCATTACAACATCATTGTAAACTAGTAGTAGGACAGTGCGCTTTCTTATCTCAGAGCCATCGAAATATGGAGCGGATGGGGATGAAAGTGGGATATATTAGAACATCGTGGACTGAAAAATAA
- a CDS encoding HAD family hydrolase, with translation MVSINFSTVVLDLDGTLLNSKKQVSERNLAAVLSCYNKGMRIIFATARPPRAVRWFLPQQLLDIGSFVYYNGAQVICQKSNTDFYDSIPVSITSEIIDYCLHGDPQTELTMEVKDEWFSLRELDYSSTMNARANPIVKSLEELKRHEATKILLSGFNQIQALISKFDQQVNILATDNNQLIQIMPLGVSKERAITRLCNIYGVGLDSVIIFGDDHNDLGLFQTIGYSVAMGNAIQELKEIADEITEDNDQDGVAIILERLCRY, from the coding sequence GTGGTTTCCATTAATTTTTCTACCGTTGTTCTAGATCTGGATGGTACGTTATTAAACTCTAAGAAACAGGTTTCTGAACGGAATTTGGCGGCTGTTCTTTCCTGTTACAACAAGGGAATGAGAATTATCTTTGCAACAGCACGTCCACCAAGAGCCGTTAGGTGGTTTCTTCCGCAACAGTTGTTGGACATCGGATCATTTGTGTACTATAACGGAGCACAAGTAATCTGTCAAAAATCGAATACCGATTTTTATGATTCAATTCCTGTTTCAATAACTTCTGAGATTATAGATTATTGTTTGCATGGCGATCCACAAACTGAATTAACAATGGAAGTTAAGGATGAATGGTTTAGCTTAAGAGAGCTCGATTATTCTTCAACAATGAATGCAAGGGCCAATCCTATTGTTAAATCACTGGAAGAGTTGAAACGACATGAAGCTACAAAGATATTACTTTCAGGGTTCAATCAGATTCAAGCTCTTATCAGTAAGTTTGATCAACAAGTTAATATTTTGGCGACGGATAATAACCAGCTGATTCAAATTATGCCATTGGGTGTATCGAAAGAGCGAGCAATCACAAGACTATGTAATATTTACGGAGTAGGGTTGGATTCTGTAATTATTTTTGGAGATGATCATAACGATTTAGGTCTGTTCCAGACGATCGGATATTCAGTGGCTATGGGAAATGCGATACAAGAATTGAAAGAAATTGCGGATGAAATAACAGAAGATAATGATCAAGATGGTGTAGCAATAATCTTAGAACGATTGTGTAGGTATTAA
- a CDS encoding cysteine hydrolase family protein, whose protein sequence is MDNKYIKPNFNQCALITIDTQNDFSLPGAVAEIKGTNEVVPRMKNILEVCRKNQIPIIHVIRIYKEDGSNADACRKEMIESGIHVVKPGSKGADLVSSIKPIHAESLNYEDLLDGNIQLIGDSEWVIYKPRWGAFYQTRLEDFLRERAIDTLIFIGCNFPNCPRTSIYQASERDFKAVMVEDAISGVYSRGITEVKNIGVKVCTTNQIIEELENVFEA, encoded by the coding sequence ATGGATAATAAGTATATAAAACCGAATTTTAATCAGTGTGCTTTGATTACAATTGATACTCAGAATGACTTTAGTTTGCCGGGTGCTGTAGCCGAGATAAAAGGAACAAATGAAGTGGTTCCACGGATGAAGAATATATTAGAGGTTTGTAGAAAAAATCAAATTCCTATAATACATGTAATTCGTATCTACAAAGAGGATGGATCAAATGCCGATGCTTGTCGTAAAGAGATGATTGAATCTGGTATTCATGTAGTAAAACCTGGATCAAAAGGTGCTGATCTGGTTAGTTCAATAAAACCTATTCATGCTGAAAGTTTGAATTATGAAGATCTATTGGACGGGAACATTCAATTAATAGGAGATTCAGAATGGGTTATTTATAAACCTAGGTGGGGAGCATTTTATCAAACTAGATTAGAAGATTTTTTAAGAGAGCGAGCTATAGATACCTTAATATTCATAGGATGTAATTTTCCGAATTGTCCAAGAACAAGTATATATCAAGCAAGCGAGCGAGATTTTAAAGCTGTTATGGTGGAGGATGCAATTTCTGGTGTTTATAGTAGAGGGATTACTGAAGTAAAGAATATAGGAGTCAAAGTGTGCACAACAAATCAAATAATAGAAGAATTAGAGAACGTATTCGAAGCATGA
- a CDS encoding DinB family protein — MELQEINQKLEETRDELLEIVNDLRGDQLNQRKDPYSWSISQICQHLIKTEELYIVAIKRGLKSKEDSVIEHKPVESLLDRSRKLEAPDIAKPSDEILESHEIIERLNTSREKLNELLNSVEDPSILSRRHFVHPAFKEMLLIEWVRSLYLHEQRHMKQINEIIMEADKDDTVGI, encoded by the coding sequence ATGGAACTTCAAGAAATCAATCAAAAGTTAGAAGAAACTAGGGACGAGTTATTAGAAATTGTTAATGATCTGCGTGGAGATCAATTAAACCAACGGAAAGACCCCTACAGTTGGAGCATTAGTCAGATATGTCAGCACTTAATTAAGACAGAAGAGTTATATATCGTAGCCATAAAAAGGGGACTAAAGAGTAAGGAAGATTCAGTTATAGAGCATAAACCTGTAGAGTCGCTACTTGATCGGAGTAGAAAGTTAGAGGCGCCTGACATTGCTAAACCAAGTGATGAAATTTTAGAATCCCACGAAATTATTGAAAGGCTAAACACTTCAAGAGAGAAGTTAAACGAATTATTAAACTCGGTGGAAGATCCATCCATACTGAGTAGAAGACATTTTGTGCACCCAGCCTTTAAGGAAATGCTATTAATCGAATGGGTTAGATCACTGTATTTACATGAACAAAGACATATGAAGCAAATAAATGAAATTATAATGGAGGCGGACAAAGATGACACTGTGGGAATATAA
- a CDS encoding phosphotransferase, translating into MKIGELIGIGNTARVYQWGKAEIIKIFHDQSSAMNEAKNAEIINNLKLRSPNYSGLVEYEGKIGIVYEKIDGPTMLWRIEPTERSISYNAKLMANLQYEIHNVENKLVPNLKLEIANKVNNSLEISDHEKQVILDLLNSLPDGNRICHYDFHPDNIIISPKGPIIIDWLNVLIGNQEADVTRTSMMIQSHSLPPNAPSWLMNRVLRELFNKEYLAEYIKLADLNDSFLERWMIPTLAARIDEMQGEYRQEIRNKLQLKLAL; encoded by the coding sequence ATGAAAATCGGAGAATTAATTGGTATTGGCAACACTGCAAGAGTCTACCAATGGGGGAAGGCTGAAATAATAAAGATTTTTCATGATCAAAGTTCCGCGATGAATGAAGCGAAAAATGCAGAAATAATTAATAACTTAAAGCTGAGATCACCTAATTATTCTGGACTAGTAGAATATGAAGGCAAGATAGGTATCGTTTATGAGAAAATTGATGGTCCCACGATGTTATGGCGTATCGAACCAACAGAACGGAGCATATCTTATAACGCTAAGCTGATGGCAAATCTTCAATATGAGATTCACAATGTTGAGAATAAGCTTGTTCCAAATCTTAAACTTGAAATAGCTAATAAAGTTAATAATTCACTAGAGATATCTGATCATGAGAAGCAGGTCATTTTGGATTTATTAAATTCATTACCTGATGGCAATAGGATATGTCATTATGATTTTCATCCAGATAACATCATTATTTCACCGAAAGGTCCGATAATAATTGATTGGTTAAATGTATTAATTGGTAACCAAGAAGCTGATGTTACTAGGACTTCTATGATGATTCAATCACATTCGCTACCGCCTAATGCTCCAAGTTGGTTAATGAACAGAGTACTTCGAGAGTTATTTAACAAGGAGTATTTAGCCGAGTATATTAAGCTAGCTGATCTGAACGATAGTTTCCTTGAACGATGGATGATACCAACTTTAGCAGCAAGAATCGATGAAATGCAAGGGGAATATAGACAAGAGATTAGAAATAAATTACAGCTAAAATTAGCCTTATAA
- a CDS encoding RNA polymerase alpha subunit C-terminal domain-containing protein, translating to METSNKDVRTCDKGHRYTKSSDCPTCPICEQERKPDKGFLSLLSAPARRALENNGITSLEKLSNYTEQDILKFHGMGPASIPKLRTALQEEGLSFNK from the coding sequence ATGGAAACTTCAAATAAAGATGTAAGAACTTGTGATAAAGGACATCGATACACTAAGAGCAGTGATTGTCCAACCTGCCCAATCTGTGAACAAGAGCGCAAACCTGACAAGGGCTTCCTTTCACTACTCTCAGCACCAGCAAGACGAGCTTTAGAAAACAACGGAATAACCTCTCTAGAGAAGCTCTCCAATTATACTGAACAGGACATCTTAAAATTTCATGGTATGGGGCCGGCCTCTATACCTAAACTTAGGACAGCATTGCAGGAAGAAGGATTGTCATTCAATAAATAA
- a CDS encoding MerR family transcriptional regulator yields the protein MLSIGEFSKICEVSTKTLRYYDEIGLIHPDEINPENGYRYYSIKQLKKMLLINRLKSYHFSLEEIKSILDLEDDQTEEKLGLALNRKRREIQEKLNYFEYTIKQISNDILNLEIGVPLMSYIDNIEVQLVETTPMNILYTRQMMNSDDYALGYGQYFSRLYEKIATEQLTMLGTPMTIYHSPEYNPTGNDTEFAIPIKEIVTGTRDLPGGLRAKSVLQGAYPELTSVYAKLREWVETEGYVLVESPYEIYVTDPNQATTAEDMVTEVYFPIKKK from the coding sequence TTGCTATCGATTGGAGAATTCTCAAAAATATGCGAAGTATCTACAAAAACCCTGCGATATTATGATGAAATTGGCTTAATTCATCCGGATGAGATTAATCCTGAAAATGGTTATAGGTACTACTCCATCAAGCAACTAAAAAAAATGCTCTTGATCAACCGGTTAAAATCGTATCATTTTTCTTTGGAAGAAATTAAAAGCATTTTGGATTTGGAAGATGATCAAACAGAAGAGAAGCTGGGTTTAGCCCTTAATCGCAAAAGAAGGGAAATACAGGAAAAACTAAATTATTTTGAATATACCATAAAACAAATAAGCAATGATATTTTAAATTTAGAGATAGGAGTTCCCCTGATGTCTTACATCGACAATATAGAGGTTCAACTTGTTGAAACGACGCCAATGAATATCCTTTATACGCGTCAGATGATGAATAGTGATGATTACGCCTTAGGATATGGACAATATTTTAGCCGGCTTTACGAAAAGATTGCTACTGAACAGCTCACCATGCTTGGCACGCCAATGACGATTTATCACAGCCCAGAGTATAATCCTACCGGTAATGATACTGAGTTTGCCATCCCGATCAAGGAGATTGTGACAGGAACGAGAGATTTGCCTGGAGGACTTCGTGCGAAGTCTGTTTTACAAGGGGCATACCCAGAGTTGACATCGGTATATGCCAAGCTGAGAGAATGGGTAGAAACTGAAGGCTATGTATTGGTGGAGTCACCATATGAAATATACGTGACCGACCCCAATCAAGCCACCACTGCCGAGGATATGGTTACTGAGGTGTATTTTCCTATAAAGAAAAAATAG
- a CDS encoding DUF4177 domain-containing protein, protein MTLWEYKTIKLKTGGFMGGKLDEMEFESELNRYGQDGWEVVSCFDTSYGQGTSREVIVVFKRPKD, encoded by the coding sequence ATGACACTGTGGGAATATAAAACCATAAAATTGAAAACTGGAGGTTTCATGGGGGGCAAACTTGATGAAATGGAATTTGAGAGTGAATTGAATCGATATGGACAAGATGGATGGGAAGTGGTGTCCTGTTTCGATACAAGTTATGGTCAAGGGACATCTAGAGAAGTAATTGTTGTATTTAAGAGACCGAAGGATTAA
- a CDS encoding GNAT family N-acetyltransferase, translating into MVVLRVAKEAEFSDIVDWVNEHDSDFMVQWAGLTYQYPLTVEQMKEHYRSGINTIETGVFLYMIQEDSLSDDVVGTIQIARINMETREAVIGRFMMKSEKLRGHGTGRAALEEAVRIGFEELGLERIKLNVFDINERAIRCYKSVGFKEGTIRINVYTSTKGIVWNNIEMTMDKDFWKQNRGMY; encoded by the coding sequence ATGGTAGTATTAAGAGTTGCCAAGGAAGCTGAATTTTCAGATATTGTTGATTGGGTGAATGAACATGACTCTGATTTTATGGTCCAATGGGCGGGTTTAACTTATCAATATCCTTTGACTGTTGAACAGATGAAGGAACACTATCGCAGTGGAATCAATACCATTGAGACTGGGGTATTTCTTTATATGATACAAGAAGATTCATTGAGTGACGATGTAGTAGGGACAATTCAGATTGCTCGAATTAATATGGAGACACGGGAGGCAGTTATCGGAAGATTCATGATGAAGAGTGAGAAGTTGCGTGGGCATGGAACTGGAAGGGCTGCACTAGAAGAAGCGGTGCGAATTGGATTTGAAGAATTAGGTTTGGAAAGAATCAAACTCAATGTATTTGATATAAATGAAAGAGCAATAAGATGCTATAAGAGTGTGGGATTCAAAGAAGGGACTATAAGAATAAATGTATATACATCAACTAAAGGAATTGTATGGAATAATATAGAAATGACAATGGATAAAGATTTTTGGAAGCAGAATCGAGGAATGTATTGA